TCATGGTATCTTTTTCAGCACCTTCCATACCCAGTGTTTGTGCTGGAGGTCCGTCCATCACTATATTGAGCCACAATAGCTGTGCCGGATTAAATGGCAGAGGCAAATTAAGAAGTGTTGTTCCGATTATTGTTAGGATTGCACCTACATTTGTTGATACCTGGAACTTGACGAATCTTTTAATGTTGTCATAGATTTTGCGCCCTTCACTTATTGCTTTTACAATTGTTGAGAAGTCGTCATCTTGCAGAATCATGTCTGATGCTTCCTTAGCAACATCTGTTCCGCTTCCCATTGAAATTCCAATTGATGCTTTTTTAAGTGCAGGTCCGTCGTTTACTCCATCTCCAGTCATTGCAACGATATTGTCTAGTTTTTTCAATGTTTCAACAATTCTCATTTTTTGAGCAGGCTTTACTCTTGCATAAACTTGAATATCTTCTGCAACGGCAAGGTATTCCTCATCTGACATGTTTCTTAATTCCTCGCCGGTTATTACTTGGCCATCTGTTAGTATTCCTAGCTGTTTTGCAATTGCCTTTGCTGTTTTTTCATGATCTCCTGTAATCATTTTAACGGCAATTCCTGCGTTGATACATTCGTTTACTGCTTCTTTTGCATTTTCTTTTGGAGGGTCGATTAATCCGAGCAATCCTGTAAATATCAGGTTTTCCTCTATGTCTTTTCCATCATTGATTTTGTATGCAAACCCGATTACTCTTAATGCATTTTCACTCATTTCATTAATTTTTTTCAATATGGTTTCCTTTGTTTCAGCATTAATTATTTCAATACTTCCGTCCTTGTCTATATGATTGCACTTATCTAGAATAATTTCTGGCGCACCTTTTGATAAAACGATTTCATTTTCACTATCCAGTCTATGTATGGTGGTCATCATTTTACGGTTGCTGTCAAGTGGGATTTCATCAACACGTTCAAGTGATGAACTGTAACCGTCTGCAAATTTTAAAATGGCTCCGTCAGTCTGATCTCCAATGACTGTATCTTCTTTGATTACTGCATTATTACATAATTTTGAGATTAACAGAGTTTTATCCTCATTTAGCAAATAGCTCTCAACAACACTCATTCTGTTTTCAGTTAATGTTCCTGTTTTATCACTGCAGATTATTGTACATGACCCTAATGTTTCAACTGACAATAATCTCTTTACAATAGCATTTGAGGATGCCATTTGAGACATTCCAAGTGCAAGGGTTAATGTTAAAACCGCAGGAAGGCCTTCTGGAATTGCTGCAACGGCAAGGGATACTGCAGTCATAAATGTTTCAACAAGGCCGATTCCTTTTAACAGTTCCAAAACAAAGATTATTATACACACAACAATCGCAATCAGTGATAGAACTTTCCCGAGCTTTCCCACTCTTTTCTCAAGAGGTGTTTCGTCATCTGTTTCTTGGATTATTCCGGCTATTTTTCCGATTTCAGTTTCCATTCCAATGTTTTTGACAACTCCGATACCGTGGCCCAGGGTAATGTTGGAATCCATATAAACGTCATCATCTGTTTTTTTTACAACTGCTTCAGATTCTCCTGTAAGAAATGACTCATCGCAGTTCAGATTTTTACTTTCAATTAATACCAGATCTGCA
The DNA window shown above is from Methanobrevibacter sp. and carries:
- a CDS encoding cation-translocating P-type ATPase — its product is MDEILSKYNTSIQGLNKSEVLKRQKKYGLNKLDEKKPTPLIVLFLSQFVDVLIALLIIAAVAAIVIGDYIDAGVILLAVLLNTIIGFIQEYRSRKAVDSLKSLMVKKTVVRRENKISEISADELTIGDIVILEEGSKSPADLVLIESKNLNCDESFLTGESEAVVKKTDDDVYMDSNITLGHGIGVVKNIGMETEIGKIAGIIQETDDETPLEKRVGKLGKVLSLIAIVVCIIIFVLELLKGIGLVETFMTAVSLAVAAIPEGLPAVLTLTLALGMSQMASSNAIVKRLLSVETLGSCTIICSDKTGTLTENRMSVVESYLLNEDKTLLISKLCNNAVIKEDTVIGDQTDGAILKFADGYSSSLERVDEIPLDSNRKMMTTIHRLDSENEIVLSKGAPEIILDKCNHIDKDGSIEIINAETKETILKKINEMSENALRVIGFAYKINDGKDIEENLIFTGLLGLIDPPKENAKEAVNECINAGIAVKMITGDHEKTAKAIAKQLGILTDGQVITGEELRNMSDEEYLAVAEDIQVYARVKPAQKMRIVETLKKLDNIVAMTGDGVNDGPALKKASIGISMGSGTDVAKEASDMILQDDDFSTIVKAISEGRKIYDNIKRFVKFQVSTNVGAILTIIGTTLLNLPLPFNPAQLLWLNIVMDGPPAQTLGMEGAEKDTMTRPPETGDILTKKTLLEIFVLGLVMAIGTIAVFSWEIYSGSSIKKSMTVAFTLFVVYQLFNAYNGKANSDKSSKYLYLGILLSFSLQLLIIYIPQLQIIFRTTALDILEWAIIIIVASTILIIQKVMNKVIK